Proteins encoded by one window of Bos indicus x Bos taurus breed Angus x Brahman F1 hybrid chromosome 12, Bos_hybrid_MaternalHap_v2.0, whole genome shotgun sequence:
- the RAB20 gene encoding ras-related protein Rab-20 isoform X2 codes for MGRVRRRWGCRTPHTPGRNEGRLQAPLLRRSESSSGQACQGVLKDGREQFHGLGSMYCRGAAAVILTYDVNHAQSLLELENRFLGLTDTASADCLFAVVGNKVDLSEEAPGEGGQGGGRDPGQAGGGSGGSKQVQLEDAMAFYKKILKYKMLDEKDVPAAEQMCFETSAKTGKNVDLLFETVFDMVVPVILRQRAQAPPQTVDIASAPPPARTRSGCCS; via the exons aTGGGCAGGGTCAGGCGGCGTTGGGGCTGCCGCACCCCACATACCCCAGGGAGGAATGAAGGCAGACTCCAGGCCCCACTCCTGAGGAGGTCAGAGTCCAGCTCGGGGCAGGCGTGTCAGGGTGTTCTGAAGGACG GGCGGGAGCAGTTCCACGGCCTGGGCTCCATGTACTGCCGGGGGGCGGCTGCAGTCATCCTCACCTACGACGTGAACCACGCCCAGAGCCTGCTGGAGCTGGAGAACCGGTTCCTGGGCCTGACGGACACGGCCAGCGCCGACTGCCTGTTCGCTGTCGTGGGCAACAAGGTGGACTTGAGCGAGGAGGCGCCCGGCGAGGGCGGCCAGGGAGGAGGACGTGATCCCGGGCAGGCGGGCGGGGGCAGCGGCGGCTCCAAGCAGGTGCAACTGGAGGACGCGATGGCCTTTTACAAGAAGATCCTCAAGTACAAGATGCTGGACGAGAAGGACGTGCCGGCCGCCGAGCAGATGTGCTTCGAGACAAGCGCCAAGACTGGCAAGAATGTGGACCTGCTGTTCGAAACCGTGTTCGACATGGTGGTGCCCGTGATCCTGCGGCAGAGGGCCCAGGCCCCACCGCAGACCGTGGACATCGCCAGCGCCCCGCCGCCCGCACGGACCAGATCCGGGTGCTGCTCCTGA